The proteins below come from a single Chryseobacterium nepalense genomic window:
- a CDS encoding calcium:proton antiporter — protein MKIKELLHYTYIFPILAVGYYFSGLMGTGIVFDVIAGILLTGSVISAVHHAEVVAHKVGEPFGTIILALCITILEVALIISLMVAGGDQAITLARDTVFAAVMLILNGILGICILVGGVKYYEQFFARTSATTYLVSIVSILILTLVLPNFTSSVNGPFYNQAQLIFVSIACLVIYGIFLMVQTVRHRNYFIVPEEHPEENYIPSFQKTLSSFIFLVICLAIVVLMAKGLSSTIENMVQSLGAPKSLVGVIIAAVVLLPEGLAAIRAARSNQIQSSLNLALGSALASIGLTIPAVSIVCIMYDIPLVLGLDKKDIILLSLSVFIVMLSLSRGKTNILYGTVLLVNLAAYIFTVIVP, from the coding sequence ATGAAAATAAAAGAACTTTTACATTATACTTACATTTTTCCCATCCTTGCCGTTGGATATTATTTTTCCGGCCTTATGGGTACCGGAATTGTTTTTGATGTAATTGCCGGTATTCTATTAACGGGAAGCGTGATTTCTGCTGTTCACCATGCAGAAGTTGTGGCCCATAAAGTAGGAGAGCCTTTCGGAACGATTATACTCGCATTATGTATTACGATACTTGAAGTAGCACTTATTATTTCTCTTATGGTTGCCGGCGGTGATCAGGCCATTACCCTGGCCCGGGATACTGTATTTGCCGCTGTAATGCTTATTCTCAACGGGATTTTAGGTATCTGTATACTGGTGGGTGGAGTAAAATATTATGAACAGTTTTTTGCCAGGACATCAGCAACAACCTACCTGGTAAGCATTGTGTCAATTCTTATTCTCACGCTCGTTCTTCCGAATTTTACTTCAAGTGTTAACGGACCTTTTTATAATCAGGCACAGTTGATATTCGTTTCAATCGCCTGTCTTGTCATTTACGGGATTTTCCTGATGGTACAGACCGTAAGGCACCGAAATTACTTTATTGTTCCCGAAGAACATCCAGAAGAAAATTATATTCCTTCTTTTCAGAAAACACTATCCAGCTTTATTTTTCTGGTGATTTGTTTGGCTATAGTTGTATTAATGGCAAAAGGGCTTTCTTCTACCATTGAAAATATGGTTCAGAGTTTAGGGGCTCCAAAATCTCTTGTTGGGGTTATTATTGCTGCAGTTGTTTTGTTGCCGGAAGGTCTTGCTGCTATCCGTGCGGCAAGAAGCAATCAGATCCAGTCGAGTCTTAATTTGGCTTTAGGTTCTGCTCTGGCAAGTATAGGACTTACCATACCGGCGGTTTCCATTGTTTGTATTATGTATGATATTCCTTTGGTTTTAGGACTGGACAAAAAAGATATTATTTTACTTTCATTATCAGTATTTATCGTTATGCTTTCGTTAAGCCGCGGTAAGACGAATATTCTTTACGGAACGGTACTTCTGGTAAACCTTGCAGCATATATTTTTACGGTAATTGTTCCTTAG
- a CDS encoding DUF6122 family protein, with the protein MGNLDIGLVRTFVHYFLHFVFPVFIALIFYRKKWKKTYLILLATMLVDLDHLFADPVFDPDRASVGFHFLHSYYAITVYFLMLFFKGNIRIVAIGLLFHMLTDLQDFYCWSH; encoded by the coding sequence ATGGGAAATTTAGATATTGGTTTGGTCAGGACTTTTGTGCATTACTTTCTGCATTTTGTGTTTCCGGTATTCATTGCTTTGATTTTTTACCGCAAAAAGTGGAAGAAGACCTATCTTATTCTTTTGGCCACCATGCTCGTCGATCTGGATCATCTTTTTGCAGATCCTGTTTTCGATCCGGATCGTGCAAGTGTTGGATTTCATTTTTTACATTCTTATTATGCCATTACGGTGTATTTTTTGATGCTGTTCTTCAAAGGAAATATCAGAATTGTTGCAATTGGTTTATTGTTTCATATGCTGACAGACCTTCAGGATTTTTATTGCTGGAGTCATTAA
- a CDS encoding DNA alkylation repair protein gives MEIYHQILEALNVLAIPEKAEFFPKFFKTGKGEYGERDLFLGVTVPDQRSVAKEYYTQISFADLSKLLSSGYHEHRLTALLILVLKFEKSRDENTKNEIIAFYLNHLQYINNWDLVDSSCYKILGRYCFEYEKEDILRTLSGSQEMWHKRMAVVGTLYYIKKGFFDLTKEFVTQNLSHTHDLMHKANGWMLREMGQKNKQELILYLNKYYQQMPRTCLRYAIEKLDEPLRQDYLKGRI, from the coding sequence ATGGAAATTTATCATCAGATTCTGGAAGCCTTAAATGTTCTTGCGATTCCTGAAAAAGCAGAATTTTTCCCGAAATTTTTTAAAACAGGGAAAGGGGAGTATGGTGAAAGAGATTTGTTTTTGGGAGTAACCGTTCCGGATCAGCGGTCCGTTGCTAAAGAATACTATACTCAGATCTCTTTCGCGGATCTTAGCAAACTGCTTTCCTCCGGTTATCATGAACACCGTCTTACAGCTTTGCTGATACTGGTTTTAAAATTTGAAAAATCAAGAGATGAAAACACAAAAAATGAAATTATAGCATTTTATCTGAACCATCTGCAATACATTAATAACTGGGATCTTGTAGATTCAAGCTGTTATAAAATCCTGGGCAGATATTGTTTTGAATATGAGAAAGAAGACATTTTAAGAACGCTTTCCGGTTCTCAGGAAATGTGGCACAAAAGAATGGCAGTTGTAGGAACATTGTATTATATTAAAAAAGGTTTTTTCGACCTTACGAAAGAATTTGTCACACAGAATTTAAGCCATACACACGATCTGATGCATAAGGCAAACGGATGGATGCTTAGAGAAATGGGACAGAAAAATAAGCAGGAGCTGATCCTGTATTTAAATAAATATTATCAGCAGATGCCAAGAACCTGCCTTAGATATGCCATTGAGAAGTTGGATGAGCCACTTCGGCAAGATTATCTGAAAGGAAGAATTTAA
- a CDS encoding DUF4919 domain-containing protein: protein MKKIIIILILLTFKFSFAQINVEEIKKNAVENPQENFYKYLEIFKQDPSKLTQEERNQMYYGSRFVEAEYSMADYNKDYDEIWKIASRKGLSKGKAQKVLPAAEAAYYKNPLNREILASMVNIYHAAGEKAKEELCILQNNTIIKIIDESGTGQNENSPICVITLGDMMTFAKPIIMMGRDFKQKDLKTDKSSMMTEYSNRGASLVVKCVGCLNF from the coding sequence ATGAAAAAAATTATTATAATATTAATTTTATTAACGTTCAAATTTAGCTTTGCTCAAATTAATGTTGAGGAAATTAAAAAAAATGCAGTTGAAAATCCACAGGAAAATTTTTATAAATATTTAGAAATTTTTAAACAAGATCCTTCGAAACTGACTCAGGAAGAAAGGAATCAAATGTATTATGGAAGCCGTTTTGTAGAGGCAGAATACAGTATGGCAGATTATAATAAAGATTACGATGAGATCTGGAAAATTGCTTCGAGAAAAGGATTGTCAAAAGGAAAAGCTCAAAAAGTACTTCCAGCTGCTGAAGCAGCCTACTATAAGAATCCATTGAATAGAGAAATCCTGGCTTCTATGGTAAATATTTATCATGCCGCCGGAGAAAAGGCAAAAGAAGAACTGTGTATACTGCAAAATAATACAATTATTAAAATAATTGATGAAAGCGGTACCGGGCAAAACGAAAATTCGCCAATCTGTGTTATTACATTAGGGGATATGATGACCTTTGCCAAACCCATTATTATGATGGGAAGAGATTTTAAACAAAAGGATCTGAAAACAGATAAAAGTTCAATGATGACAGAATATTCTAACAGAGGAGCCAGCTTAGTTGTTAAATGTGTGGGATGTCTTAATTTTTAA
- a CDS encoding cation:proton antiporter, which translates to MELYYSFSALIVLASIFAYLNYRFLKLPSTIGIMVIAIVVSIFLVSFGETVLPRTFGHLHNLMSSIDFTEVLMGAMLNFLLFAGGIHINIDDLKEQLRPVLIFSTLGVVISTFVVGFGMFYILPFLGIELPFIYCLLFGALISPTDPVAVLSILKQANVSKSLETKVAGESLFNDGMAVVVFTVVLQLAIGNEVDLGVESIGLLLLKEAGGGLLLGVILGWVTSRLMREVDDYIISVLVTLSVVMGGYLIARQMHISGPLTMVAAGLFMGNFNVKFKMKSITQDYLIKFWELIDEILNAVLFLFIGFELLVIKDLSHFMIPGIAAIVVVLIARLVSIYGPTKFMKRTFSPQTVKVLVWGGIRGGVSIALALSIPKNDYSTAVLSITYCVVVFSIVVQGLTIGKVANPNKIAKEEEELESIT; encoded by the coding sequence GTGGAGTTATATTATTCATTTTCAGCTTTAATCGTTTTAGCATCTATTTTTGCATACCTTAATTACAGGTTCCTTAAACTTCCGAGTACTATCGGAATTATGGTAATCGCTATTGTAGTCTCCATATTTTTGGTTTCTTTCGGGGAAACTGTGCTGCCCAGAACTTTCGGGCATCTTCATAATCTGATGAGCAGCATCGATTTTACAGAAGTGCTCATGGGAGCCATGTTGAATTTCCTTCTTTTTGCAGGGGGAATCCATATTAACATAGACGATCTTAAAGAACAGCTGCGCCCTGTGCTTATATTTTCGACATTAGGCGTGGTTATATCTACATTTGTAGTAGGCTTCGGGATGTTCTATATTCTTCCGTTTCTGGGGATAGAGCTTCCGTTCATTTACTGCCTGCTTTTTGGAGCACTTATTTCACCCACCGATCCTGTAGCGGTTTTGAGTATCCTGAAACAAGCCAATGTGTCAAAATCTCTCGAAACGAAAGTAGCAGGAGAATCTTTATTTAATGATGGTATGGCTGTTGTCGTTTTTACGGTCGTTCTGCAGCTGGCCATTGGGAATGAAGTAGATCTCGGTGTAGAAAGTATCGGGCTGCTTTTGCTTAAAGAAGCCGGAGGCGGATTATTGCTGGGTGTAATACTGGGATGGGTAACTTCCCGACTTATGCGTGAAGTGGATGATTATATTATTTCCGTACTGGTAACTCTTTCTGTCGTGATGGGTGGATATCTCATCGCCCGGCAGATGCATATTTCAGGACCTTTAACAATGGTTGCTGCGGGATTATTTATGGGTAATTTTAATGTTAAATTTAAAATGAAATCCATTACCCAGGATTATCTGATCAAATTTTGGGAATTAATTGATGAAATCCTGAACGCCGTGCTGTTCCTTTTTATAGGATTTGAACTATTGGTAATCAAAGATTTAAGCCATTTTATGATTCCGGGGATTGCAGCTATTGTTGTTGTATTAATAGCAAGACTCGTTTCCATTTATGGACCGACAAAATTTATGAAAAGAACTTTTAGTCCGCAAACCGTAAAAGTTTTGGTGTGGGGAGGAATCAGGGGTGGAGTTTCCATCGCTTTGGCACTTTCTATTCCGAAGAATGATTACAGTACAGCTGTTTTAAGTATTACATATTGTGTGGTCGTTTTTTCTATTGTTGTTCAGGGACTTACTATTGGTAAAGTTGCAAATCCGAATAAAATTGCCAAAGAAGAGGAAGAGCTTGAAAGTATTACTTAA
- a CDS encoding DUF4919 domain-containing protein codes for MIKHHLLLLCLLFSVFSFGQKTAIDLKTIGKDLKNEKSTYNYEKLIFKYKAYPKSLDTIESQHLYYGRNFGSNLVSTTEEDFKALAEAFKNGDFDECIKKGKVLYERDPTNLDVLLILLRAYDSKKDGNNFMHHLSQFRTLTDAIRSSGNGKSEKTAYLVNSVGDEYILLNILNLGQDYTRVSKPGKGGMFDIWSKDDNAVYIKVLYIDF; via the coding sequence ATGATAAAACATCACCTTTTGCTATTATGCCTGCTGTTTTCGGTTTTCAGCTTTGGACAGAAAACAGCAATTGATCTGAAAACGATCGGGAAAGATCTTAAAAATGAAAAGTCTACATACAATTATGAGAAGCTGATTTTCAAGTATAAAGCCTATCCTAAATCTCTCGATACGATAGAATCGCAGCACCTGTATTACGGAAGAAATTTCGGAAGTAATCTTGTTTCCACAACAGAAGAAGATTTTAAAGCTCTTGCGGAAGCCTTTAAAAACGGAGATTTTGATGAATGTATAAAAAAGGGAAAAGTCCTTTATGAAAGAGATCCTACCAATCTTGATGTTCTCCTGATCTTATTGAGGGCGTATGATTCTAAAAAAGACGGAAACAATTTTATGCATCATCTCAGTCAGTTTCGTACGCTTACGGATGCAATCAGAAGTTCCGGTAACGGGAAATCTGAAAAAACGGCATATCTGGTCAATTCAGTAGGAGATGAATATATCCTGCTAAATATTCTGAATCTCGGTCAGGACTATACGAGGGTCTCAAAACCAGGAAAAGGGGGAATGTTCGACATCTGGAGTAAGGACGACAATGCCGTTTACATAAAGGTCCTTTATATTGATTTCTAA
- the hflX gene encoding GTPase HflX gives MLEKKEHNYEKAVLVGVVTQHQDEDKLQEYMDELEFLAYTAGATVDRRFTQKLTQPDSKTFIGSGKAQEIRDYVKEHEIGTVIFDDELSPSQLKNLEREMEVKILDRTNLILDIFAQRATTSYARTQVELAQYQYLLPRLTRMWTHLERQKGGIGMRGPGETEIETDRRIIRDRISLLKDKLKTIDKQMATQRNNRGKVVRVALVGYTNVGKSTLMNALSKSEVFAENKLFATLDTTVRKVVIGNLPFLLTDTVGFIRKLPTQLVESFKSTLDEVREADLLIHVVDISHESFEDHIDSVNQILMEINAHQKPMIMIFNKIDDFSYEKKDEDDLTPSTRKNISLEEWKNTWMAKSKYPTVFISALTKENFPEMKKMIYDEVMKIHISRFPYNDFLFEYFDNDEEENNPE, from the coding sequence ATGCTAGAAAAGAAAGAACACAATTACGAGAAAGCCGTATTGGTAGGTGTTGTTACGCAGCATCAGGATGAGGATAAACTTCAGGAATACATGGATGAGCTGGAGTTTTTGGCATATACCGCAGGAGCTACTGTAGACAGACGGTTTACCCAAAAATTAACGCAGCCGGATTCCAAAACATTTATAGGAAGCGGCAAAGCTCAGGAAATCAGAGATTATGTAAAAGAACATGAAATAGGAACCGTCATCTTTGATGATGAACTTTCTCCATCACAGCTTAAAAACCTGGAAAGGGAGATGGAAGTAAAAATCTTGGACAGAACCAATCTGATTCTTGATATTTTTGCCCAACGCGCGACCACATCATACGCAAGAACTCAGGTAGAGTTAGCACAATATCAATACCTTTTGCCACGATTAACCAGAATGTGGACCCACCTTGAACGTCAGAAGGGAGGAATTGGGATGAGAGGTCCGGGAGAAACAGAGATTGAAACCGACAGACGGATTATCCGGGACAGAATTTCCTTGTTAAAAGACAAGCTGAAAACCATCGATAAGCAGATGGCAACCCAAAGAAATAACAGGGGAAAGGTAGTGCGCGTAGCATTGGTAGGGTATACCAACGTAGGAAAATCAACTTTGATGAATGCGCTTTCAAAATCCGAGGTTTTTGCTGAAAATAAATTATTTGCCACACTGGATACTACCGTAAGGAAAGTTGTAATCGGGAATCTTCCGTTTTTGCTTACCGATACCGTAGGGTTTATCAGGAAACTTCCGACACAACTTGTTGAATCGTTCAAATCAACACTGGATGAAGTGCGTGAAGCAGATCTTCTGATTCATGTGGTAGATATTTCTCATGAAAGCTTTGAAGATCATATTGATTCCGTGAATCAGATTTTAATGGAAATCAATGCACATCAAAAACCGATGATCATGATTTTTAACAAGATCGATGATTTTAGCTATGAGAAAAAAGATGAGGACGACCTTACTCCTTCCACAAGAAAAAATATTTCCCTGGAAGAATGGAAAAACACATGGATGGCAAAATCAAAATATCCTACTGTATTTATTTCGGCGCTTACAAAAGAGAATTTCCCTGAAATGAAAAAGATGATCTATGATGAGGTCATGAAAATCCATATATCAAGGTTTCCATACAATGATTTCCTTTTCGAATATTTTGATAACGACGAGGAAGAAAATAATCCTGAATAA
- a CDS encoding metallophosphoesterase family protein codes for MQIAFLSDIHFQDLYGSFSDNDFKGIVNPTTGKPTILRTMDAQLHSTRIFNENYFAFLKALDDIAKKGIKIVAMPGDFSDDGQAYNLRGLHKILAEYHEKFGIEFYLTTGNHDPVGPFRQEGGKDDFLGEDGNQLGIYSKENIGKTDHKIITRDIAESGYLEIMDELKDFGFYPKKQHLFWSTPFTPYSSKDYSYEKALQNAAYTKRMYNVAQNFSVPDLSYVTEPVKGVWLMAIDGNTYIPRNLNGSSKDPENYKGASVGYNNVLTHKKHLIDWVKRTMAEAKKNGKTVIAFTHYPMIDFNDGATQEIKSLLGEKKWQMERVPEEEVAKVFAEAGLQIHFAGHMHINDTGIRTINGKILVNIQVPSLAAYIPAYKILTIHSPGLMEIHTEVLNDVPRFNELFPLYEKEYNTLQESADRTIWNKNILKSVSYHDFMLFHLKELVRLRMIPYDWPKDFIERTRNFSGKDILLLIQNNEDLKKSEIDTEAFRKWKTEDLLLDLYKFQSADELAKKDMSRERLQQYKILEKIFSIYKGQNPLLINFKKIFKIMSLLSSGDPADHFEINLKKNAVIRL; via the coding sequence GTGCAGATTGCCTTTCTCTCGGATATTCATTTTCAGGATCTGTACGGAAGCTTTTCCGATAATGATTTTAAAGGAATCGTCAATCCGACAACCGGTAAGCCAACGATTCTCAGGACCATGGATGCACAGCTGCATTCTACGCGGATTTTTAACGAAAACTATTTTGCATTCCTGAAAGCTTTAGATGATATTGCTAAAAAAGGAATTAAAATTGTAGCCATGCCCGGTGATTTTTCAGATGACGGACAGGCTTATAATCTCCGCGGGCTGCATAAAATTCTGGCCGAATATCATGAAAAATTCGGGATCGAGTTTTACCTTACAACAGGCAACCACGATCCGGTGGGTCCGTTCCGGCAGGAAGGAGGAAAAGATGATTTTCTGGGGGAGGATGGTAATCAACTTGGTATTTATAGCAAAGAAAATATTGGAAAAACAGATCATAAAATCATCACCCGGGATATCGCAGAATCAGGGTACCTGGAAATCATGGATGAGCTCAAAGATTTCGGGTTTTACCCTAAAAAACAGCACTTGTTCTGGAGCACACCATTTACACCATATTCTTCCAAAGACTATTCCTACGAAAAAGCCTTGCAAAATGCAGCTTATACCAAAAGGATGTACAACGTTGCACAAAATTTTTCCGTTCCTGATCTCAGCTATGTTACAGAGCCGGTAAAAGGAGTCTGGCTGATGGCCATTGACGGAAATACATATATTCCCCGGAATTTAAACGGGAGTTCGAAAGATCCGGAAAATTACAAGGGTGCAAGTGTGGGCTACAATAATGTGCTTACGCACAAAAAGCATCTGATTGACTGGGTCAAAAGAACAATGGCCGAGGCGAAAAAAAATGGTAAAACCGTCATTGCATTTACCCATTATCCCATGATTGATTTCAATGATGGTGCAACTCAGGAAATAAAGAGCCTGTTAGGTGAAAAAAAATGGCAGATGGAAAGGGTGCCTGAAGAAGAGGTGGCGAAAGTATTTGCAGAAGCAGGTCTTCAAATTCATTTTGCAGGTCATATGCATATCAATGACACGGGAATACGGACTATTAACGGTAAAATTCTGGTAAACATTCAGGTTCCGTCACTGGCGGCTTACATTCCTGCTTATAAAATACTTACCATACATTCTCCTGGTTTAATGGAAATTCATACAGAAGTTTTAAATGATGTTCCGCGCTTTAATGAGCTATTTCCGCTGTATGAAAAAGAATACAATACTTTGCAGGAATCGGCAGATAGAACAATCTGGAATAAAAATATCCTGAAATCTGTGTCTTACCACGATTTTATGCTCTTTCATCTTAAGGAACTTGTGCGATTGAGAATGATTCCGTACGATTGGCCGAAGGACTTTATAGAAAGGACAAGAAATTTTAGCGGTAAGGATATTCTTCTGTTAATACAAAATAATGAAGACTTAAAAAAAAGTGAGATTGATACGGAAGCGTTCAGAAAATGGAAAACGGAAGATCTTCTTCTGGATTTATATAAATTTCAATCAGCAGATGAACTTGCAAAAAAAGATATGTCCCGGGAGAGGCTTCAGCAATATAAGATTCTTGAAAAAATATTTTCAATATATAAAGGCCAAAATCCCCTGCTTATAAATTTTAAAAAAATTTTTAAAATTATGTCACTTCTTTCCAGCGGAGATCCTGCAGATCATTTTGAAATCAATCTTAAAAAGAATGCTGTAATCCGCTTGTAA
- a CDS encoding tetratricopeptide repeat-containing sensor histidine kinase, with protein MKKIILIILCLFINSCKKENSIQNNSSILTTNPFLEKAKLFRSKKLSDSAFIYFNLGKNSFLENNDSLGAGRALVNMAIIQTDNGDFLGGIETSLEAQKYIKQKQDINVLKTLASNYNNLGIASNYLKNYDQSVKYYNEAIKNAVDKENKYVYYNNIGDILTTQGKYKEAIPYLEKAILADSIINHARALNNLAKAKYLLNKNYNPVPEFYQALEIRKKINDGEGQNSSYETLSTYYLDKDKTRSLNFAKMMLKAATNNKSPDDQMLALQRIISLEPATYLKNFNRLNTISDNIQTERNRNKNQFAIVRYDLEGERAKNQTLKAERAQQDNQILLLLMALVLSFAIIIWFRKRQIRLKQEKELEIKNTQLKMSKKVHDVVANGIYQVMTKIENQEHFDKVKALDELEFVYEKSRDISYEKSDDSTEEKNFSEKISELIGSFKNESVNTYIAGNEKSLWENISKNTENEVYQIIRELLVNMRKHSGASIVSFRFEKKEDVISISYSDNGIGISGDVLYKNGLSSTVSRIESIHGAIIFDTKTEKGLKINISFPVS; from the coding sequence ATGAAAAAAATAATACTAATCATATTATGTTTGTTTATAAATTCTTGTAAAAAAGAAAATAGCATTCAAAATAATTCTTCCATTCTTACAACCAATCCGTTTCTTGAAAAAGCAAAACTATTTCGAAGCAAAAAATTATCAGATTCAGCCTTTATATATTTCAATTTAGGTAAAAATTCATTTTTAGAAAATAATGATTCTTTGGGAGCAGGGCGTGCGTTAGTAAATATGGCAATTATCCAGACGGATAATGGAGATTTTTTAGGAGGAATTGAAACTTCTTTAGAAGCACAAAAATACATCAAACAAAAACAGGACATCAATGTTTTAAAAACTTTAGCATCAAATTATAACAATTTGGGTATCGCTTCTAATTATCTTAAAAATTATGATCAGTCTGTAAAATATTACAATGAAGCAATAAAAAATGCCGTTGATAAAGAAAACAAATATGTTTATTACAATAATATTGGCGATATATTAACCACTCAGGGAAAATATAAGGAAGCAATACCATATTTAGAAAAAGCTATACTGGCAGATAGTATTATCAATCATGCAAGAGCATTAAACAATCTTGCAAAAGCAAAATATCTTTTAAATAAAAACTATAACCCTGTTCCTGAATTTTACCAAGCATTAGAAATAAGAAAAAAAATAAATGATGGAGAAGGTCAAAACTCCAGCTATGAAACCTTGTCCACCTATTATTTAGATAAGGATAAAACACGTTCTCTAAATTTTGCCAAAATGATGCTTAAGGCTGCTACTAATAATAAAAGTCCTGATGATCAAATGTTAGCATTGCAGAGAATTATTTCATTAGAACCGGCTACTTATTTGAAAAACTTTAACCGATTAAATACTATTAGTGACAATATTCAAACTGAAAGAAATCGGAATAAAAACCAATTTGCTATTGTAAGATATGACTTGGAGGGTGAACGAGCAAAAAATCAGACTTTAAAAGCAGAAAGGGCGCAACAAGACAACCAAATTCTTCTTCTTTTGATGGCTTTAGTTCTATCATTTGCTATTATTATATGGTTCAGGAAAAGACAAATACGTTTAAAACAAGAAAAAGAACTCGAAATCAAAAACACGCAGCTCAAAATGTCTAAAAAAGTGCATGATGTAGTGGCGAACGGTATCTATCAGGTGATGACGAAAATTGAAAATCAGGAACATTTCGATAAAGTAAAAGCCCTGGACGAGCTGGAATTCGTGTATGAAAAGTCGAGAGATATTTCTTACGAAAAAAGTGATGATTCAACTGAGGAGAAAAACTTCAGCGAGAAAATATCGGAGCTGATCGGTTCTTTTAAAAATGAATCTGTTAATACCTACATTGCCGGAAACGAGAAGAGCCTTTGGGAAAATATAAGCAAGAATACAGAGAATGAGGTATATCAGATCATTCGTGAACTTCTTGTGAATATGAGAAAGCACAGCGGCGCAAGCATCGTTTCTTTCAGGTTTGAAAAAAAAGAAGATGTGATCAGCATAAGCTATTCGGACAACGGAATCGGAATTTCTGGTGATGTATTATATAAAAATGGCCTCTCTTCTACGGTTTCCCGTATAGAAAGTATTCATGGAGCAATTATTTTTGACACGAAAACTGAAAAGGGACTGAAGATCAATATCTCATTTCCCGTTTCTTAA
- a CDS encoding response regulator, which translates to MFKKILIAEDHESINISVQKTLEDLNIPNVDYVYYCDDALAKIQKSIREQQPYDLLITDLYYEEDHHPQQIKDGRELIEKIREIQPSLKIIVFSAEHKSGIIDSLFKDYHINGYVRKARNDSKELKKSIASVYINENYLSLDLKQDVKKLNSYEFSAYDIALVSLLSKGILQKNIPTHLQEKNIKPNSLSSVEKKLNGLKEDLEVTSNEQLVAFCKDIGII; encoded by the coding sequence ATGTTCAAAAAAATTTTAATTGCGGAAGACCATGAAAGCATCAATATTTCCGTACAGAAAACGTTGGAGGATCTCAATATTCCGAATGTAGACTACGTATATTATTGTGATGATGCGTTGGCAAAAATTCAGAAATCCATACGCGAACAACAGCCTTATGACCTTTTGATCACGGATCTTTATTATGAAGAAGATCATCATCCCCAACAGATCAAAGACGGAAGAGAACTGATTGAGAAAATCAGGGAAATTCAGCCTTCATTAAAGATCATCGTATTTTCTGCCGAACACAAATCCGGAATTATTGATTCTCTTTTTAAAGATTATCACATCAACGGTTATGTCCGTAAAGCACGAAATGATTCCAAGGAGCTTAAAAAATCCATCGCTTCGGTGTATATCAATGAAAATTATTTGTCGCTTGATCTGAAGCAGGATGTTAAAAAGCTGAACAGTTATGAGTTTTCCGCATATGATATTGCACTGGTTTCGCTTCTTTCAAAAGGAATTCTCCAAAAAAACATTCCGACACACCTTCAGGAAAAAAATATTAAGCCCAACAGCCTGAGCAGTGTTGAGAAAAAACTTAACGGTCTGAAGGAAGATCTGGAAGTCACCAGCAATGAGCAGCTCGTAGCCTTTTGTAAGGATATCGGGATTATTTAA
- a CDS encoding YegP family protein, protein MGKFIITQRINKEYHFNLKAGNGEIILTSEGYVQKASCQKGIESVKVNSQDDSKYDRRVAVNGKDYFVLKARNGEIIGKSPLYSSKSGMENGIASVKFNAPTAAIVDETL, encoded by the coding sequence ATGGGAAAATTTATTATCACTCAGAGAATCAACAAAGAGTATCATTTTAACCTAAAAGCCGGAAACGGTGAAATTATTTTGACTAGCGAAGGCTACGTTCAGAAAGCATCCTGCCAGAAAGGAATCGAATCGGTAAAAGTAAATTCTCAGGATGATTCCAAATATGACCGAAGAGTGGCCGTGAACGGAAAAGATTATTTTGTTCTAAAAGCAAGGAATGGCGAGATTATCGGAAAAAGCCCGCTGTATTCCTCGAAATCAGGAATGGAAAACGGAATTGCTTCTGTAAAATTCAATGCTCCCACCGCAGCTATTGTAGATGAAACCCTTTAA